A genomic stretch from Anaerolinea thermophila UNI-1 includes:
- the udk gene encoding uridine kinase, with amino-acid sequence MQGRLTPLVIGIAGGTGSGKTTVVKSIIERVGSHRIACLSHDAYYRDLTHLSLEERQRVNFDHPDSLETDLLIEHIQQLKQWKPVRMPVYDFARHTRTEQTILVEPRRIILVDGILIFYEPALRALFDVKLFVDTDPDIRFIRRLQRDIVERGRTTDSVIRQYLETVRPMHLEFVEPTKRYADVIIPEGGMNIVALDMVIARIEKLLGEESSAE; translated from the coding sequence ATGCAAGGACGTCTTACTCCCCTCGTCATTGGTATTGCCGGTGGAACCGGTTCTGGAAAAACAACAGTCGTTAAGAGCATTATTGAACGGGTGGGCAGTCATCGTATTGCCTGCCTTTCTCATGATGCTTACTATCGGGACTTAACTCATCTCTCGCTGGAAGAACGACAGCGGGTGAACTTTGATCATCCGGATTCTCTGGAGACGGATTTATTAATTGAGCATATTCAGCAACTCAAGCAGTGGAAGCCCGTACGCATGCCGGTGTATGATTTTGCCCGTCACACCCGCACAGAGCAGACCATTCTGGTGGAACCCCGCAGAATTATTCTGGTAGATGGCATTTTGATTTTCTACGAGCCCGCCTTAAGGGCGCTTTTTGATGTGAAGTTGTTTGTGGATACCGATCCGGATATTCGTTTTATCCGGCGTTTGCAGCGCGATATTGTTGAGCGTGGCAGAACCACAGACTCGGTGATTCGTCAGTATTTGGAAACTGTGCGCCCCATGCATTTGGAATTTGTAGAACCAACTAAGCGGTATGCAGATGTAATTATCCCTGAAGGGGGAATGAACATTGTGGCTCTCGATATGGTGATTGCCCGTATCGAAAAACTGCTGGGAGAGGAATCATCTGCTGAATGA
- a CDS encoding YqaA family protein — translation MKPETRLRIVRLLLLLLVIALSVSIYLYRDQVKQLAALGYPGLFLVSLLTNATLILPVPGVLFTSLMGAVFHPFWVALVAGTGSALGELSGYLAGISGRGVVERSELHDRLVYWMRRYGVWTVLVLAFVPNPIFDVAGIIAGMLKMPVWRFLLFCWIGKVLKMLMFAYGGAGLLNFLPF, via the coding sequence ATGAAGCCCGAGACACGATTACGAATTGTTCGTCTCCTTCTCTTACTGCTCGTAATCGCGCTTTCGGTCTCCATTTACTTATACCGGGATCAGGTCAAACAACTGGCTGCATTGGGGTATCCGGGGTTATTCCTGGTTTCTCTGCTGACCAATGCCACGCTCATTCTCCCGGTGCCGGGTGTGCTCTTTACTTCCCTGATGGGAGCGGTATTTCATCCATTCTGGGTGGCATTGGTAGCGGGGACGGGGAGTGCGTTGGGAGAACTTTCCGGGTACCTCGCGGGAATCAGTGGCAGGGGCGTGGTTGAGCGTTCTGAATTGCATGATCGTCTGGTTTACTGGATGCGACGTTATGGTGTTTGGACAGTGCTGGTTCTGGCGTTTGTTCCCAACCCCATATTTGATGTTGCCGGAATTATCGCCGGGATGTTGAAAATGCCTGTGTGGAGATTCCTGCTCTTTTGCTGGATTGGAAAAGTGTTGAAAATGCTGATGTTTGCGTATGGAGGGGCAGGTTTGTTGAATTTCCTGCCTTTCTGA
- a CDS encoding alpha/beta hydrolase, protein MIYYYQKILSHRLLAWAVLSVLAGVSLWVFHTAGFWNGFGVQCLVWGAVDGVIALLGLRGLREKLESSPKFEVVRRDAARLRKILWVNAALDVLYLSGGLWILLKFPTDAWLQGTGAGVLVQGGFLLLFDVFHAIRVPEEVALPDLGILKGEEHQEFVLSGGDPVAILIHGFPGTPAEVREWAQAIHQEGWTVKALLLPGFGADLPNMYQQRVQMWLDKITAEVEVYKSQGRLVLLAGFSMGGGLSIVAAEKSQPHALLLLAPFWLPETIWTRLLAGIVRLFLPQVIYPFKSMPALLEQMKEEAHRAASDVNLDDPRLRIAVQEIPVPLITLEQFRVLSRWVRRSAPRLSMPVCILQGTRDPVVRPAFTQKLIQLMRTPVEYHLVSGEHHTLLRGEEGFEETMVLSRQFVRKVWMQYQHQKSSSFLSQ, encoded by the coding sequence ATGATTTACTATTACCAGAAGATTTTGAGCCATCGTCTGCTTGCCTGGGCAGTTTTGAGTGTCCTTGCTGGTGTATCTTTATGGGTTTTTCATACTGCTGGCTTCTGGAATGGTTTTGGAGTCCAGTGTCTGGTTTGGGGGGCGGTGGATGGTGTCATAGCCCTTCTAGGATTACGTGGACTGCGAGAAAAGTTAGAGTCCTCTCCGAAATTTGAGGTTGTTCGCCGGGATGCCGCTCGCCTTCGTAAAATTCTCTGGGTTAACGCCGCTCTGGATGTTCTTTATCTCTCAGGCGGGCTGTGGATTTTACTGAAATTTCCTACCGATGCCTGGTTGCAGGGGACAGGGGCAGGGGTATTGGTTCAAGGCGGTTTTCTTTTGCTTTTTGATGTATTTCATGCCATTCGGGTGCCTGAAGAGGTGGCTTTGCCCGATTTGGGCATTCTAAAGGGAGAAGAGCATCAGGAATTTGTTCTGAGCGGGGGAGACCCTGTCGCCATTTTGATTCATGGGTTTCCTGGCACGCCGGCTGAGGTACGCGAGTGGGCACAGGCTATTCATCAGGAAGGCTGGACGGTCAAGGCACTTTTGTTGCCCGGTTTTGGAGCCGATTTACCCAACATGTACCAGCAAAGAGTCCAGATGTGGCTGGATAAAATCACGGCTGAAGTTGAGGTTTACAAATCCCAGGGACGTCTGGTACTTCTGGCGGGTTTTTCCATGGGTGGGGGATTATCTATTGTGGCGGCGGAAAAATCGCAACCGCACGCTTTGCTTTTACTGGCGCCCTTCTGGCTTCCTGAAACGATTTGGACGCGTTTGCTGGCTGGGATTGTCCGGTTGTTCCTTCCACAGGTCATTTACCCGTTTAAGAGCATGCCAGCACTGCTAGAGCAGATGAAAGAAGAAGCCCATCGCGCTGCGTCAGATGTGAACTTGGATGATCCGCGTCTGCGTATTGCTGTTCAAGAGATCCCTGTGCCATTGATTACTCTGGAGCAATTCCGCGTTCTCAGTCGGTGGGTTAGGCGTTCTGCTCCGCGGTTATCCATGCCGGTATGTATTCTTCAGGGGACTCGTGATCCGGTTGTCCGTCCTGCCTTCACGCAAAAGCTCATTCAGCTGATGCGTACACCGGTTGAATATCATCTGGTTTCGGGGGAGCATCATACTTTACTGCGCGGTGAAGAGGGTTTTGAAGAAACCATGGTGTTGAGCAGGCAATTTGTGAGAAAAGTTTGGATGCAATACCAGCATCAAAAATCAAGCAGTTTTTTGAGCCAGTGA
- a CDS encoding GAF domain-containing protein produces MNDLDKTREQLVTELIKAREHISRLQRQLIDYQSRDIAYPEMMVQSIPDGILLFDKEGYLAEAKPSQDPLLGTLFPIEHLIGHQYSDFFPDDLTEKFTETVSRARKAPQLLQSFLYEAQSPDGLRVRVEFWVKVFPGGSIACSFRPSALEHPQEKQENVRESALFRNLLDITRQLLNQPDPSRFWQVFTELIHQHLGLYLTRMYLYQAEHETLSLIASQGDITTDTSLTFPITSRYPAVRAYKQQQTLLIANPASETNIPPHILLPGMKRMLEIPLEGLGALELVSEQNQVFSEEEQFLLTTLTQIAQAVWKVLVEKDALAKQKEFYFLEKEIKARIQQTRSIDEALQVALQELSKALGFERAEIRLSLTPDGKATSTNE; encoded by the coding sequence TTGATTACCAGAGCCGTGATATTGCCTATCCCGAGATGATGGTACAGAGTATTCCGGATGGGATACTATTATTTGACAAAGAAGGTTATCTGGCAGAAGCAAAACCTTCTCAAGACCCGCTACTCGGCACTTTATTTCCGATAGAGCATTTGATTGGTCATCAGTATTCCGACTTTTTCCCCGACGATCTTACAGAAAAATTTACCGAAACAGTCAGCCGAGCAAGAAAAGCCCCACAGTTGCTGCAGTCCTTTCTCTATGAAGCACAGTCCCCTGATGGATTAAGGGTGAGGGTGGAATTTTGGGTAAAAGTTTTTCCCGGTGGCAGCATTGCGTGCTCTTTCCGCCCGTCTGCTCTGGAACACCCCCAAGAGAAACAGGAGAATGTTCGGGAATCTGCACTGTTTCGTAACCTTCTTGACATTACAAGACAACTTTTGAATCAGCCTGATCCTTCACGTTTCTGGCAAGTCTTTACAGAATTGATTCACCAGCACCTAGGGCTATACCTGACCAGGATGTACCTTTACCAGGCTGAACATGAAACGCTTTCTCTGATCGCAAGCCAGGGAGATATAACTACAGATACATCTCTTACTTTCCCAATTACCAGCCGTTATCCAGCAGTACGGGCTTACAAACAACAACAGACTCTTCTGATTGCCAATCCGGCTAGCGAGACCAACATTCCCCCTCACATTCTTTTGCCAGGAATGAAAAGAATGCTGGAAATTCCTCTCGAAGGACTTGGTGCCCTGGAACTTGTTTCCGAACAAAATCAAGTCTTTAGCGAGGAAGAACAATTCCTGTTAACCACCCTTACTCAGATTGCCCAGGCTGTTTGGAAAGTTCTTGTAGAGAAAGACGCTTTAGCAAAGCAGAAAGAATTCTATTTCCTCGAAAAGGAAATTAAGGCACGGATTCAACAAACCCGGTCGATTGATGAAGCACTCCAGGTAGCCTTGCAGGAATTAAGCAAAGCCCTGGGGTTTGAACGGGCAGAAATTCGTCTTAGCCTCACCCCAGATGGAAAGGCAACTTCCACAAATGAGTGA
- a CDS encoding DUF58 domain-containing protein, with protein sequence MNPIAWIPLLALLFFMGIALQAQWLIYFSATVLLVFGAAHFWTIHALDRVSYRRRFRYRRGFPGEESHVSIEISNQKILPLSWIKTEDPWALQVSPTDEALLAPSPIEGEGWLVNVANLRWFGKINRHFTLRFGKRGIYSIGDTRLYSGDLFGISQRESVLSNREFLTVFPALLPYEMLGLQTEDPFGETQAKNTLFEDPTRFIGIRPYHPEDGFRRIHWAATARSGQLQSKILQPVSARTLAVCLNLSTSEQFWLGYSSPLLEKMISAAATLCYYGIQHRYSVGLYANGCLANADQPFRIQPGETQQHLVHLLEALAGITPYIPQPFEAFLTESLPHIPFGTTLLIITALLSDPLAEMLIRLRTIRRQMVLYKVGEAPHLTLPGIRTIHIP encoded by the coding sequence ATGAATCCCATCGCCTGGATTCCACTTCTCGCCCTTTTGTTTTTCATGGGAATTGCCCTGCAAGCCCAGTGGCTGATTTATTTCAGCGCCACGGTCCTTCTTGTATTTGGTGCCGCACATTTCTGGACAATCCATGCTCTGGATCGCGTCTCTTACCGAAGACGTTTTCGTTACCGGCGAGGCTTCCCGGGTGAAGAAAGCCATGTAAGCATCGAGATCAGCAACCAGAAAATTCTGCCACTCTCCTGGATTAAGACAGAAGACCCCTGGGCATTACAGGTTTCCCCAACGGATGAGGCGTTACTGGCTCCTTCTCCCATCGAGGGAGAAGGTTGGCTCGTTAATGTTGCCAATTTACGCTGGTTTGGGAAAATTAACCGTCATTTTACTTTACGGTTTGGGAAGCGAGGAATCTACTCCATCGGAGACACTCGTCTTTACTCTGGTGACCTTTTTGGCATAAGCCAGAGAGAAAGTGTCCTTTCAAACCGTGAATTTCTTACGGTCTTTCCAGCATTGCTACCTTATGAGATGTTGGGACTGCAGACGGAAGACCCCTTTGGGGAAACACAAGCGAAAAACACTCTCTTCGAAGACCCTACCCGATTCATCGGTATTCGCCCTTACCATCCGGAAGATGGCTTTCGACGCATTCATTGGGCAGCAACTGCCCGAAGTGGACAACTGCAGAGTAAAATACTTCAACCTGTCTCGGCTCGAACGCTGGCGGTTTGCTTGAACCTCTCAACGTCCGAGCAATTCTGGCTGGGGTATTCCTCGCCCTTGCTGGAGAAAATGATCAGCGCTGCTGCTACCCTTTGTTATTACGGGATTCAACATCGTTACAGTGTGGGGCTCTATGCCAATGGATGCCTTGCAAATGCCGATCAACCTTTTCGCATTCAACCTGGTGAGACGCAACAGCATCTTGTTCATTTACTGGAAGCCCTGGCTGGCATTACCCCGTATATTCCTCAACCCTTTGAAGCCTTTCTCACCGAATCTCTTCCTCATATTCCCTTTGGGACAACCCTGCTTATCATCACTGCACTCCTATCCGACCCTCTGGCAGAAATGCTGATACGATTGCGCACAATCCGTCGCCAAATGGTGCTCTATAAAGTGGGGGAAGCACCCCATTTGACCTTGCCCGGCATTCGTACCATTCATATTCCATAA
- a CDS encoding DUF4129 domain-containing protein has translation MEMVWASLWYTGLFSEQVRLPWWSIWLIFWAILALSYAIRLVMLTIKRRQPFFQVGFLIWALVAGIISLKLIFYYHVQIGWKAFLLSPWYALTGAEESFLPFFHILLVPLLIIRGIALANSIPEIRSAQIDFQTGLVGVLLFGLFYLPVQPNLSVTGLFLYLWLGLIVLSSARLYGVSAFRGGRVSAIDSAWVIGLVISAGLVILLGILSGIFFSSYIGKFLLQIFIVLIAILGGLLILLIFPLLIGIMRLLLMVFEIFGARMSDVQNAIQKALEQTQTFSVELIESQLKTFEALKIALPLLLLFVVLMAILVWLRQKNRSQTLVAEEDIQHEKPVLRLFSFNQRHRIKENKISPKQWLAVARIRRIYHQFEALCEQAGKPRHPSTTPSEFAEHAGNWFPHLKTEIDLITRTYVQVRYGEISETPDEWQTVLNAWKNVQHSLKRKKPARKQA, from the coding sequence ATGGAAATGGTTTGGGCATCTCTCTGGTATACGGGACTGTTCTCCGAACAGGTACGCTTGCCCTGGTGGAGTATCTGGCTCATCTTTTGGGCAATCCTGGCTTTGAGTTATGCCATAAGACTCGTCATGCTTACCATCAAGCGAAGACAACCTTTTTTTCAGGTGGGGTTCTTGATATGGGCACTGGTTGCGGGAATCATTTCCTTGAAATTAATCTTCTACTACCATGTGCAAATTGGATGGAAAGCATTTCTACTCTCCCCATGGTATGCCTTAACCGGCGCCGAAGAAAGTTTCCTGCCCTTCTTCCACATCCTGCTGGTCCCATTGCTGATTATCCGGGGAATTGCCCTGGCGAATTCCATTCCAGAAATCAGAAGTGCGCAGATAGATTTCCAAACTGGACTTGTCGGGGTCTTGCTGTTTGGACTTTTTTACTTACCTGTCCAGCCAAATCTCTCTGTGACAGGGCTCTTTTTATATCTCTGGCTGGGCTTAATTGTCCTGAGCAGTGCACGGCTTTACGGAGTCAGTGCTTTTCGCGGAGGCAGAGTATCGGCTATCGATTCTGCCTGGGTGATTGGGTTGGTCATTTCTGCCGGGCTCGTAATTCTCCTTGGCATCCTTTCGGGTATCTTTTTTAGCAGTTATATAGGCAAATTTTTATTACAAATTTTCATTGTGCTCATTGCCATTCTGGGTGGTTTGCTCATCCTGTTGATCTTTCCCCTTCTTATTGGGATTATGCGCCTTCTGTTAATGGTTTTTGAGATCTTTGGAGCACGCATGAGTGATGTCCAGAACGCGATACAGAAAGCCCTGGAACAAACCCAAACGTTTTCTGTTGAATTAATTGAGTCGCAACTGAAAACCTTTGAAGCCTTGAAAATTGCTTTACCTCTGCTGTTACTGTTTGTGGTTCTCATGGCAATCCTGGTCTGGCTTCGTCAGAAAAACCGTTCTCAAACATTGGTTGCCGAAGAAGATATTCAACACGAAAAACCAGTCCTGCGCCTTTTTTCATTCAACCAAAGACATCGTATCAAAGAAAACAAAATTTCTCCCAAGCAGTGGTTAGCCGTCGCACGCATTCGAAGAATTTACCATCAATTTGAGGCTTTATGTGAACAAGCAGGGAAACCTCGCCACCCCAGCACCACCCCATCAGAGTTCGCTGAGCATGCCGGAAATTGGTTTCCCCACTTGAAGACCGAAATTGATCTGATTACCCGCACCTATGTACAGGTAAGGTATGGGGAAATCTCGGAAACGCCTGATGAGTGGCAGACGGTATTGAATGCATGGAAGAACGTTCAGCATTCCCTTAAAAGAAAAAAGCCTGCCCGAAAGCAGGCTTAA
- a CDS encoding AAA family ATPase, translating into MIANFAQRILDNVQKIFVGKEEAIRLLLVAVLCEGHVLIEDVPGTGKTTLARALATTLGCTFRRIQFTPDLLPSDITGISWFNQKTQEFEYRPGPIMTQILLADEINRATPRTQSALLEAMQERQVTADGVTRPLERPFLVLATQNPVELEGTFPLPEAQVDRFFLRVTLGYPNSSEENAILERFGAHDPFKDLPPVTHPQEIFEMIEARQRIHVESSIRDYMVKIARATREDADILLGASPRATLALYQASQALAGIRGRNYVIPDDVKCIIAPVLAHRLVISPQAQLRGRNAQDLIHEIVARIPVPVES; encoded by the coding sequence ATGATTGCGAACTTCGCACAGCGCATTCTGGATAACGTACAGAAAATCTTTGTAGGTAAAGAAGAAGCCATTCGTCTTCTGCTGGTTGCAGTGCTTTGTGAAGGGCATGTTCTGATAGAAGATGTGCCGGGAACGGGGAAAACCACCCTCGCTCGGGCACTGGCAACCACACTGGGATGCACTTTCCGCAGGATCCAGTTCACGCCTGACCTTCTTCCTTCGGACATTACAGGGATTTCATGGTTCAACCAGAAAACTCAGGAGTTTGAGTATCGCCCCGGTCCCATCATGACCCAAATCTTGCTTGCCGACGAAATCAACCGGGCAACTCCCCGCACCCAATCTGCACTCCTGGAAGCCATGCAGGAAAGACAGGTTACAGCAGATGGGGTGACTCGTCCTCTGGAACGTCCATTTCTGGTGCTGGCAACCCAAAATCCGGTAGAACTGGAAGGAACATTTCCTTTACCCGAAGCACAAGTCGATCGGTTTTTCCTGCGCGTCACCCTGGGATACCCAAACTCTTCTGAAGAAAACGCCATTCTTGAGCGATTTGGTGCACATGATCCTTTCAAAGACCTGCCTCCGGTCACTCACCCTCAAGAAATTTTTGAAATGATTGAGGCACGTCAAAGGATCCACGTAGAAAGTTCCATTCGGGATTACATGGTCAAGATTGCCAGAGCCACCCGTGAAGATGCAGATATTCTTCTGGGGGCAAGTCCCCGTGCCACTCTGGCCTTATATCAAGCCTCCCAAGCCCTGGCAGGGATTCGGGGAAGAAATTACGTGATCCCTGATGACGTTAAATGCATCATTGCCCCTGTTCTTGCCCACCGTCTTGTCATCTCACCACAGGCTCAACTTCGTGGTCGCAACGCTCAAGATCTGATTCATGAGATTGTTGCTCGAATCCCCGTCCCCGTAGAGTCATGA
- a CDS encoding M20/M25/M40 family metallo-hydrolase produces MSHFARVDAYLQSHLDDSISELSRYCAQPSVSAQNWGLQETAEMTAEMLRQRGFEVKIFPTDGAPIVYGERKGRSPKTILFYNHYDVQPPEPLELWDTPPFEPAIRDGKLYARGVSDDKGHFTSRLFAIDALLAEEGELPCTVKFILEGEEETSSAHLAPFVRSHAELLKADACIWEFGGVDFRDVPMQYLGLRGICYVELSVETANQDMHSGLGGSIMPNAAWRLVWALNSLKGPDEAIRIRGFYDNVRKPTEREIALLEALPDPAEEYKTRYGVKSFLKGLTGGTPLKIAEVYEPTCTICGLTSGYQGPGSKTVQPAKASAKVDFRLVPYQTPEEVLEKLRAHLDAEGFGDVQITFLGGEAPALTDPDDPFVQLVVEAALEPYGQPMQIVPMVGGSGPNHVFIETLKVPVVTAGIGHPGSQAHAPNENIRLDLYLKGAMHIARILKAFGEN; encoded by the coding sequence ATGTCCCATTTTGCTCGTGTTGATGCCTATTTGCAGAGTCACTTGGATGACAGTATTTCGGAACTTTCCCGCTATTGCGCTCAGCCCAGTGTCTCAGCCCAGAACTGGGGATTGCAGGAAACGGCAGAAATGACTGCCGAAATGTTGCGTCAACGAGGGTTTGAGGTAAAGATTTTTCCGACCGATGGTGCTCCGATTGTGTATGGAGAGCGCAAAGGGAGAAGTCCGAAGACTATCCTGTTCTATAACCATTATGATGTTCAGCCCCCTGAACCTTTGGAACTCTGGGATACCCCGCCTTTTGAGCCTGCCATTCGAGATGGAAAGCTGTATGCGCGTGGTGTCAGTGATGATAAAGGGCATTTCACCAGCCGTTTGTTTGCCATTGATGCTCTTCTGGCAGAAGAGGGGGAGTTACCCTGTACGGTGAAATTTATTCTGGAAGGGGAAGAGGAAACCTCCAGCGCGCATCTGGCTCCGTTTGTGCGTTCCCACGCTGAGTTGCTCAAAGCGGATGCTTGTATTTGGGAATTTGGTGGGGTAGATTTTCGTGATGTCCCCATGCAGTATTTGGGTTTGCGCGGCATTTGTTATGTAGAACTCAGCGTTGAAACAGCCAATCAGGACATGCATTCAGGTCTGGGCGGTTCAATTATGCCTAACGCTGCCTGGCGGTTGGTTTGGGCGCTTAACTCATTGAAGGGTCCGGATGAAGCAATCCGAATCCGCGGTTTCTACGATAACGTCCGTAAACCTACCGAGCGAGAAATTGCTCTTTTGGAAGCCTTGCCTGATCCTGCCGAGGAATATAAAACTCGTTACGGAGTCAAGTCTTTCCTGAAAGGCTTAACTGGCGGGACGCCGTTGAAAATTGCCGAAGTCTATGAACCCACCTGTACGATTTGTGGGCTTACCTCCGGTTATCAGGGACCGGGTTCCAAAACGGTTCAGCCCGCCAAAGCCAGTGCAAAAGTGGATTTCCGTCTAGTTCCCTATCAAACCCCGGAAGAAGTCCTGGAAAAGTTGCGTGCCCATTTGGATGCTGAGGGGTTTGGGGATGTGCAGATTACTTTCCTGGGGGGAGAAGCCCCAGCGCTTACCGATCCGGATGACCCGTTTGTCCAGTTGGTCGTTGAAGCCGCACTTGAGCCGTACGGCCAGCCCATGCAGATTGTTCCCATGGTAGGCGGTTCGGGACCCAACCATGTGTTCATTGAAACTTTGAAAGTCCCTGTAGTCACCGCAGGCATTGGGCATCCGGGTTCTCAGGCACATGCCCCTAATGAAAATATCCGCCTGGATCTCTATCTCAAAGGTGCTATGCACATTGCAAGAATATTGAAAGCCTTTGGGGAAAATTAA
- a CDS encoding alpha/beta fold hydrolase, translating to MKRWRILWIVFALLILLAGGFVVWGSMPAQPMPEALVALQSDEWVEVSDSRWLVFTPRSQTPDTAWIFYPGGRVDPRSYAPLARRVAEQGFLVVVPSMPLNLAVFAPETALDILQEYPAIKTWVIGGHSLGGAMAANFVKKHPGKIQGLILLASYPAEGDSLRDVSSLKVLSIYASLDGLATPEKVLSSRPLLPEDTTWVEISGGNHAQFGWYGVQSGDLPARISREQQQSQVVSAILEFLQYLKD from the coding sequence ATGAAACGATGGCGAATTTTATGGATTGTGTTTGCCTTACTGATTTTGCTGGCGGGCGGCTTTGTTGTCTGGGGTTCAATGCCCGCTCAGCCCATGCCAGAAGCATTGGTTGCACTGCAATCTGATGAGTGGGTCGAGGTCTCGGACTCTCGCTGGTTGGTTTTTACTCCACGTTCTCAAACCCCTGATACAGCATGGATTTTTTACCCTGGAGGCAGGGTGGATCCACGTTCATATGCCCCGCTTGCCCGGCGCGTTGCCGAGCAGGGATTTCTGGTGGTCGTTCCTTCGATGCCGTTGAACCTGGCAGTGTTTGCTCCCGAGACTGCGCTGGACATTCTGCAGGAATATCCAGCGATTAAGACCTGGGTGATCGGAGGACATTCTTTAGGCGGGGCGATGGCGGCAAATTTTGTGAAAAAGCATCCCGGTAAAATTCAAGGATTGATTTTGCTGGCATCTTACCCGGCGGAAGGCGATTCGCTCCGCGACGTTTCATCTCTGAAGGTTCTTTCGATCTACGCCTCACTGGATGGTTTGGCAACACCTGAAAAAGTGCTGTCTTCCCGCCCTCTTCTTCCAGAGGATACGACTTGGGTGGAAATCAGCGGGGGAAATCATGCTCAGTTTGGATGGTACGGTGTTCAGAGTGGAGATTTACCAGCCCGGATTTCCCGCGAGCAACAGCAATCTCAGGTGGTTTCAGCAATTCTTGAATTTTTGCAATACTTGAAAGATTAG
- a CDS encoding alpha/beta fold hydrolase, which translates to MKKLLAFLKIIGIILIVLLVGLVTIPLLIPIPPLQDIRPVQELQDQDSRFMEIQGIRVHYKIYGSGEPAMILLHGFGASTFSWREVMQPLAKYGTVIAYDRPAFGLTSRPLPGDWQGVNPYSVEGNIALLLELMNRLNIQQAILIGNSAGGRLAMQMALAHPDRVVGLVLVDAAIYQGGGVQSSLMRFLMNTPQFNRVGPYLMRSAFAGQQGQSLISMAWHNPARITPEIIEGYRKPLHMENWDRALWEFTKAGSGNEDLSLRFAELTLPVLVVTGDDDRIVPTDLSLKLAEQIPNARLVVFSNCGHVPQEECPDQFLQATEDFVHQISLRK; encoded by the coding sequence ATGAAAAAGTTACTCGCTTTCTTGAAAATTATCGGCATTATCTTGATAGTTCTGCTGGTGGGGTTGGTGACCATCCCTTTGCTTATCCCTATTCCACCGTTACAGGATATCCGACCTGTGCAGGAATTACAGGACCAGGACAGCCGTTTTATGGAGATTCAGGGGATCCGGGTTCACTATAAAATTTATGGCTCTGGTGAACCCGCAATGATTTTACTCCATGGATTTGGTGCCAGTACCTTTTCCTGGCGCGAGGTCATGCAGCCACTGGCGAAGTACGGGACAGTGATTGCTTATGATCGTCCGGCTTTTGGCTTGACCAGCCGCCCGTTACCGGGTGATTGGCAGGGGGTAAATCCTTACAGTGTGGAAGGCAACATCGCGCTGCTTTTGGAATTGATGAATCGTCTGAATATTCAGCAAGCCATCCTCATCGGAAACTCAGCAGGGGGCAGGTTAGCCATGCAAATGGCACTGGCACACCCTGACCGTGTTGTCGGTCTGGTTCTGGTAGATGCAGCGATTTATCAGGGGGGTGGTGTGCAATCCTCATTGATGCGTTTTCTCATGAATACTCCCCAATTCAACCGTGTAGGGCCTTATCTAATGCGTTCTGCTTTTGCAGGGCAGCAGGGACAATCATTAATCTCCATGGCTTGGCACAATCCAGCCAGAATAACCCCGGAGATTATTGAAGGTTACCGCAAGCCCCTTCACATGGAAAATTGGGATCGTGCTTTGTGGGAATTTACCAAGGCCGGCAGTGGGAACGAGGATTTATCCCTGCGCTTTGCAGAACTTACCCTGCCTGTGCTGGTCGTTACCGGAGATGATGACCGGATTGTGCCAACAGACCTCAGCCTGAAACTTGCGGAACAAATCCCCAATGCCCGCCTGGTTGTGTTCTCTAATTGTGGACATGTTCCACAAGAAGAATGCCCTGACCAGTTCCTGCAAGCAACCGAAGACTTTGTGCATCAAATTTCACTGCGAAAGTGA